One region of Parerythrobacter jejuensis genomic DNA includes:
- the purL gene encoding phosphoribosylformylglycinamidine synthase subunit PurL, giving the protein MSENPSPITPEVVETHGLSPEEYSTLLEALGREPNLVELGIFSVMWSEHCSYKSSRLHLKKLPTEAPWVICGPGENAGVIDIGDGQAAIFKMESHNHPSYIEPYQGAATGVGGILRDVFTMGARPVANANALRFGRPEHPKMKHLVQGVVAGIGGYGNCVGVPTVCGETNFHPAYDGNILVNAMTVGVADQDKIFYSAATGIGNPIVYVGSKTGRDGIHGATMASTDFEEDSDAKRPTVQVGDPFTEKLLIEACLELMATDAIVAIQDMGAAGLTSSSVEMATNGKTGIRLDMDMVPCREDGMTPYEMMLSESQERMLMVLQPGKEAMAAEIFEKWELDFAVIGEVTDTQRMVLEFGGEVVCDIPLGPLADSAPLYDRPTISKEQYKAWAKVKPLGDVPESSDIGADLLTLMASPALASRAWIAQQYDSQVGADTLQTGGDAGVVRVHGTQKALALSTDCTPRYCYADPYEGGKQAVAEAYRNLCAVGARPLAVTNCLNFGNPQRPEIMTQFIGCLEGMGEACIALDFPIVSGNVSLYNESKATGGGSAILPTPAIGGVGIIDDYTAMATPGAAKDGDQIFLIGFTSGHIGQSLWHKMKSGEEAGAPPPVDLEVERRHGELVQGLVKRRDVSSVHDCSDGGALVAITEMSLASGLGAQLTLPDVPNPAAIYFGEDQGRYIVTTDNAKAVLDACKDAGVFVAAIGTVGGGALSGEGFAVSLDDLREAHASFLRDWMEA; this is encoded by the coding sequence ATGTCAGAGAATCCCAGCCCGATCACACCAGAAGTCGTCGAAACACACGGCTTGTCGCCCGAAGAATATAGCACCCTGCTCGAGGCGCTGGGCCGGGAGCCAAACCTGGTCGAGCTCGGTATCTTTTCGGTCATGTGGAGCGAGCATTGTTCCTACAAGAGTTCCCGCCTGCATCTGAAAAAGCTTCCAACCGAAGCACCTTGGGTAATCTGCGGTCCCGGTGAGAATGCCGGTGTGATCGACATTGGCGATGGTCAGGCAGCGATCTTCAAGATGGAGAGCCACAACCACCCGTCTTACATCGAGCCCTATCAGGGCGCTGCCACGGGCGTTGGCGGGATTTTGCGCGATGTCTTCACCATGGGTGCCCGCCCGGTAGCAAATGCCAATGCCTTGCGTTTCGGACGGCCGGAACACCCCAAGATGAAGCATCTGGTCCAGGGCGTGGTCGCCGGCATTGGCGGCTATGGCAATTGCGTTGGCGTGCCGACTGTGTGCGGCGAGACCAATTTTCACCCTGCCTATGACGGAAATATCCTCGTCAACGCGATGACGGTCGGCGTCGCCGATCAGGACAAGATCTTCTATTCTGCGGCAACCGGCATCGGCAATCCGATTGTCTATGTTGGCTCCAAGACCGGGCGTGACGGAATTCACGGCGCGACCATGGCCTCGACCGATTTCGAGGAGGACAGCGATGCCAAGCGCCCCACCGTGCAAGTGGGTGATCCCTTCACCGAAAAGCTGCTGATCGAAGCGTGTCTGGAATTGATGGCAACCGATGCCATCGTGGCCATTCAGGATATGGGCGCAGCGGGCCTGACTTCGTCCAGCGTCGAGATGGCGACCAATGGCAAGACCGGCATCCGGCTCGACATGGACATGGTGCCGTGCCGCGAAGACGGGATGACGCCTTACGAGATGATGCTGAGCGAAAGCCAGGAGCGGATGCTCATGGTGCTCCAGCCCGGCAAGGAGGCCATGGCGGCCGAAATCTTCGAAAAGTGGGAGCTTGATTTCGCGGTCATTGGCGAGGTCACCGATACCCAGCGCATGGTCTTGGAATTCGGTGGCGAAGTAGTGTGTGATATTCCGCTTGGCCCGCTGGCAGACAGTGCGCCGCTCTATGATCGCCCGACGATCTCGAAGGAACAGTACAAGGCCTGGGCCAAGGTCAAGCCGCTCGGGGATGTCCCGGAGAGCAGCGATATCGGTGCAGACCTGCTCACCCTGATGGCGAGCCCTGCCCTGGCCAGTCGCGCGTGGATCGCGCAGCAATATGATAGCCAGGTCGGTGCTGATACGCTCCAGACCGGCGGAGATGCAGGCGTCGTGCGTGTGCATGGCACGCAGAAGGCACTTGCGCTCAGCACCGACTGCACCCCGCGCTATTGCTATGCTGACCCGTATGAAGGCGGCAAGCAAGCCGTCGCAGAGGCCTATCGCAATCTATGTGCTGTTGGTGCCCGCCCCTTGGCTGTCACCAATTGCCTCAATTTCGGTAACCCGCAGCGGCCCGAAATCATGACCCAGTTCATCGGTTGCCTTGAAGGCATGGGCGAAGCCTGCATCGCGCTGGATTTCCCGATCGTGAGCGGCAATGTCAGTCTCTATAACGAAAGTAAGGCGACCGGCGGCGGATCGGCCATTCTGCCGACGCCTGCCATTGGCGGGGTCGGGATTATTGACGACTACACGGCGATGGCCACACCCGGCGCAGCGAAAGACGGTGATCAAATCTTCCTGATCGGCTTCACTTCAGGTCATATTGGGCAAAGCCTGTGGCACAAGATGAAGTCTGGCGAGGAAGCAGGGGCACCACCGCCAGTCGATCTCGAGGTCGAGCGCCGGCATGGAGAACTTGTCCAGGGACTGGTCAAACGGCGCGATGTCTCCAGCGTACATGACTGCTCGGACGGGGGCGCTCTGGTCGCCATCACCGAAATGAGCCTCGCTTCGGGTCTGGGCGCGCAATTGACACTCCCGGATGTCCCCAACCCCGCTGCGATCTACTTTGGCGAAGATCAGGGGCGCTATATCGTCACGACCGACAACGCCAAGGCTGTTCTCGATGCCTGCAAAGACGCTGGCGTATTTGTTGCCGCCATCGGAACGGTAGGCGGAGGCGCCCTCTCTGGTGAAGGCTTCGCAGTTTCTCTCGATGACCTGCGCGAAGCCCATGCAAGCTTCTTACGTGACTGGATGGAGGCCTAG
- a CDS encoding DUF2177 family protein — translation MTWIIAYVAAAIVFGILDAIWLGWAGNNFYRPNIGELMADDFRIMPAVVFYIFYVGGMVYFAIKPGLSSGVGTAALNGAILGALCYGTWALTNQATLKVWPTHLSMTDIAWGAFATGSAAAAATWITGRLT, via the coding sequence ATGACGTGGATTATTGCATATGTTGCCGCTGCCATTGTCTTTGGCATCCTCGATGCCATCTGGCTGGGTTGGGCGGGCAACAATTTTTACCGTCCCAATATCGGTGAATTGATGGCGGACGATTTTCGCATCATGCCCGCGGTCGTTTTCTATATCTTCTACGTCGGCGGAATGGTCTATTTCGCGATCAAGCCTGGTCTGTCGAGCGGCGTAGGCACCGCAGCGCTCAATGGCGCGATCCTGGGTGCACTGTGTTACGGAACATGGGCATTGACCAACCAGGCAACGTTGAAAGTCTGGCCAACTCATCTATCAATGACCGATATCGCCTGGGGGGCCTTCGCAACCGGATCGGCCGCCGCTGCTGCAACCTGGATCACAGGACGTCTCACTTAA
- a CDS encoding exodeoxyribonuclease VII small subunit, producing the protein MDEGQTADAAKISEMSFEEALRGLEQVVRQLESGEVALDQSITLYERGEELRKHCQARLDAAQARIEAIVQDGDGNASGTKPFDSDG; encoded by the coding sequence ATGGATGAGGGACAAACCGCCGACGCGGCGAAAATATCCGAGATGAGTTTCGAAGAGGCCCTGCGCGGCTTGGAACAGGTAGTGCGCCAGCTGGAAAGCGGCGAAGTTGCACTGGACCAGTCGATCACGCTGTATGAGCGTGGCGAAGAGCTGCGCAAGCATTGCCAGGCGCGGCTCGATGCAGCGCAAGCGCGGATTGAAGCTATCGTGCAGGATGGCGATGGCAATGCCAGTGGCACCAAACCGTTTGACAGCGATGGGTGA
- a CDS encoding polyprenyl synthetase family protein, whose protein sequence is MGDMQLVGSDSAKLASALTRIERDVDAVFDALLPVPEDTRSSLVEAMRYSAMDGGKRVRPLLLVATAEMLGVSRDPALRAACAVESIHVYSLIHDDLPCMDDDDMRRGKPTLHKKFDEATAVLAGDSLHALAFEILTDPATTTDPFTQAELVRTLAMASGMNGMAGGQVMDMAAESADYDLHTITRLQQLKTGALLAASVEMGAILGKLPPEGRSHLRAYSRDIGLAFQIADDLLDAEGDEEKAGKALRKDDAQGKQTFVSLMGADAARAQAHALVDQAAGHLVQYGEDAAILRALAGYIVERDR, encoded by the coding sequence ATGGGTGATATGCAGCTCGTCGGAAGTGACAGTGCCAAACTGGCATCGGCTCTGACCCGCATCGAACGCGATGTAGATGCCGTGTTCGATGCTCTGCTACCGGTTCCCGAAGATACGCGATCGTCCCTGGTCGAGGCGATGCGCTATTCCGCCATGGACGGCGGGAAGCGGGTACGCCCCTTGCTGCTGGTTGCAACAGCTGAGATGCTGGGTGTCAGCCGCGACCCTGCCTTGCGGGCGGCGTGTGCAGTGGAATCGATCCATGTCTATTCACTGATCCATGATGATTTGCCCTGTATGGACGATGACGACATGCGCCGGGGCAAGCCGACGCTGCACAAGAAATTCGATGAGGCGACAGCCGTGTTGGCGGGCGATTCCCTCCATGCACTGGCGTTCGAAATCCTGACCGATCCCGCCACCACCACCGATCCTTTCACGCAGGCCGAACTCGTCCGTACCCTGGCCATGGCCAGCGGGATGAACGGCATGGCGGGCGGGCAGGTGATGGATATGGCCGCCGAAAGCGCGGATTATGATCTGCACACTATTACGAGGCTGCAACAGCTCAAAACTGGGGCATTGTTGGCCGCATCGGTAGAAATGGGCGCGATCCTGGGCAAATTGCCGCCCGAGGGACGCAGTCATTTGCGGGCCTATTCCCGCGACATCGGCCTTGCCTTCCAGATCGCGGATGATCTGCTGGACGCAGAGGGCGACGAGGAGAAAGCGGGCAAGGCGCTGCGCAAGGATGATGCTCAGGGCAAGCAGACCTTTGTGAGCCTGATGGGAGCCGATGCCGCGCGAGCGCAGGCCCATGCCTTGGTCGATCAAGCCGCCGGACATCTGGTGCAATATGGTGAAGACGCAGCAATCTTGCGAGCGCTTGCCGGCTACATCGTCGAGAGGGACAGGTAA
- the coaD gene encoding pantetheine-phosphate adenylyltransferase translates to MGERIGVYPGTFDPITRGHRDIIRRGAKLVDKLIIGVTTNPSKNPMFTPDERMEMVTKELAEMGIDNTEVVGFDALLMKFARKQNANVIVRGLRAVADFEYEYQMAGMNQQLDAEIETVFLMADVSLQPIASKLVKEIALYGGDITPFVSPAVREQVNARVEEIGRRGDY, encoded by the coding sequence ATGGGCGAGCGTATCGGCGTTTATCCGGGGACTTTCGATCCCATCACCCGCGGCCATCGCGACATTATCCGGCGCGGAGCCAAGCTGGTCGACAAGCTTATTATCGGTGTCACCACCAACCCTTCCAAGAACCCTATGTTCACGCCGGACGAGCGAATGGAAATGGTCACCAAAGAGCTGGCCGAAATGGGCATCGACAACACCGAGGTCGTTGGCTTCGATGCTCTGCTGATGAAATTCGCCCGCAAGCAGAATGCCAATGTGATCGTTCGCGGCCTGCGCGCGGTGGCAGATTTCGAATACGAGTACCAGATGGCCGGCATGAACCAGCAACTGGATGCGGAAATCGAAACCGTATTCCTGATGGCAGATGTCTCACTGCAGCCGATTGCGTCCAAACTGGTCAAGGAAATCGCTCTTTATGGCGGAGATATCACGCCCTTTGTCAGCCCGGCTGTGCGTGAGCAGGTTAATGCAAGGGTGGAGGAAATCGGCCGCCGGGGTGACTACTAG
- a CDS encoding peptidylprolyl isomerase, whose product MTKRILAAGALAALVTSPTYAQDEGDVAVEDAMAAPAERAPLQYAKINYDVQEDRDNILLLDLSNGERIAIRLMPDWAPGHVDRVKTLTRQGFYDGIVFHRVIEGFMAQTGDPTGTGQGGSSLPDLQAEFNPMPHVRGSVSMARSNSEDSANSQFFLVFYPRFNLDKRYTNFGRVISNMAAVDAIQRGEPPANPTRIVQASIASDNKPQAMPQPAAPEREITLDDLTAPIEG is encoded by the coding sequence ATGACAAAACGTATTCTCGCCGCCGGAGCGCTTGCCGCGCTTGTTACCAGCCCGACCTATGCGCAGGACGAAGGCGATGTAGCTGTCGAAGACGCGATGGCAGCACCTGCCGAGCGGGCCCCACTGCAATATGCCAAGATCAATTATGATGTGCAGGAAGACCGCGACAATATCCTGCTGCTCGATCTTTCCAATGGTGAGCGGATTGCCATCCGGCTGATGCCGGACTGGGCGCCGGGTCATGTGGACCGGGTCAAGACGCTTACGCGCCAGGGCTTTTACGACGGTATCGTGTTTCACCGCGTAATCGAGGGTTTTATGGCGCAGACCGGTGATCCCACCGGCACCGGTCAGGGCGGATCGAGCCTTCCCGACCTGCAAGCCGAATTCAATCCTATGCCGCACGTGCGTGGCTCGGTTTCGATGGCCCGTTCCAATTCAGAAGACAGCGCCAACAGCCAGTTTTTCCTGGTCTTTTACCCGCGCTTCAATCTCGACAAGCGTTATACCAATTTTGGCCGAGTGATTTCGAACATGGCGGCGGTGGACGCGATCCAGCGTGGCGAGCCGCCCGCGAATCCGACACGGATCGTGCAGGCGTCCATCGCATCGGACAACAAGCCGCAGGCCATGCCGCAACCGGCCGCGCCGGAGCGTGAGATCACTCTGGATGACCTGACTGCCCCGATCGAGGGGTGA
- the queA gene encoding tRNA preQ1(34) S-adenosylmethionine ribosyltransferase-isomerase QueA: MRVDLFDFDLPQDLIALRPASPRDSSRLLVAKGGTALEDHVTRDLPEFLDAGDILVFNDTRVIPAQLTGKRGEATIGATLHKRIDLRRWQAFIRNAKRLRPGDFIEFGNGVTAIAEERHDDGSFTLMFEGDEPVEVLLERAGTMPLPPYIAGKRPTDERDREDYQTIFAREDGAVAAPTAALHFTPELLAALVQKGVGRETLTLHVGAGTFLPVKAYDTDDHQMHSEWGRIEPDVAERLNAARARGNRVIAVGTTSLRLLESAATRDGQVRAFAGDTDIFITPGYRFRVVDGLMTNFHLPKSTLMMLVSALMGRERMMEVYDHAIAAKYRFYSYGDSSLLIP; this comes from the coding sequence ATGCGCGTTGACCTGTTCGATTTCGACCTTCCGCAAGACCTGATCGCTCTGCGACCGGCGAGCCCGCGGGACTCGTCGCGATTGCTCGTGGCTAAAGGCGGCACCGCGCTGGAAGATCACGTCACGCGTGACCTCCCCGAGTTTCTCGATGCAGGCGATATCCTGGTCTTCAACGACACCCGGGTCATTCCCGCGCAACTGACTGGCAAACGCGGCGAAGCTACCATCGGCGCAACCTTGCACAAACGGATCGATTTGCGCCGCTGGCAAGCTTTCATCCGCAATGCCAAGCGGCTGCGTCCCGGCGATTTCATCGAATTCGGCAACGGAGTGACTGCCATTGCGGAAGAGCGCCATGATGACGGTAGTTTCACCCTGATGTTCGAAGGGGACGAGCCAGTCGAAGTCCTGCTGGAACGCGCCGGTACGATGCCGCTCCCGCCCTATATCGCGGGCAAGCGCCCGACTGATGAGCGTGATCGTGAGGACTACCAAACGATTTTTGCCCGGGAAGACGGAGCAGTCGCCGCCCCCACCGCGGCACTCCACTTCACGCCAGAGCTGCTTGCGGCGCTGGTTCAGAAGGGAGTCGGACGCGAAACGCTCACCCTCCACGTTGGCGCAGGTACCTTTCTGCCCGTCAAAGCCTACGATACAGATGATCATCAGATGCATTCGGAGTGGGGCCGGATTGAACCCGATGTCGCAGAACGTCTGAATGCGGCGCGGGCCAGAGGCAATCGGGTCATTGCTGTCGGAACGACGAGCCTGCGCTTGCTCGAAAGCGCTGCGACGAGGGACGGGCAGGTCCGCGCCTTCGCGGGCGATACCGACATCTTCATCACCCCGGGATACCGCTTTCGCGTCGTCGATGGTTTGATGACCAATTTCCACCTCCCCAAATCGACCCTGATGATGCTCGTCAGCGCTCTGATGGGGCGCGAGCGGATGATGGAGGTCTACGACCACGCCATTGCTGCGAAGTATCGCTTCTACTCCTACGGCGATTCCTCGCTGTTGATTCCCTAG
- a CDS encoding ABC transporter ATP-binding protein produces MSDTILDISGLTKVYPGGLKALDDVSLQIRQGEIFALLGPNGAGKTTLIGAVCGLVRPTAGSISAFGFDMAKDWRQGRSRIGLVPQELSTDMFEPVIRAVSYSRGLFGLAPDKARIEEILRALSLWDKRNDRIMTLSGGMKRRVLIAKALAHDPDLLFLDEPTAGVDVELRKGMWQLIGDMRARGVTVILTTHYIEEAEEMADRVGIINQGKLLMVDDKHAMMNRLGRTEAHITLAQALPALPESLAHFPVEIEDGGLSLCYRGGDGTGKGKAEVAELTKALIGAGIDFTGIDTRESSLEDIFVSLLDAKEDAA; encoded by the coding sequence ATGAGCGACACGATTCTGGACATTTCCGGGCTGACGAAGGTCTATCCCGGCGGGCTCAAGGCGCTCGACGATGTATCCCTGCAGATTCGCCAGGGCGAGATTTTTGCCCTGCTGGGCCCCAATGGTGCTGGCAAGACGACGCTGATCGGCGCGGTCTGCGGATTGGTGCGCCCAACCGCCGGCAGCATTTCTGCCTTTGGCTTCGACATGGCAAAGGATTGGCGTCAGGGGCGCAGTCGCATCGGCCTGGTGCCGCAGGAACTTTCCACCGACATGTTCGAGCCTGTGATCCGGGCGGTCAGCTACTCGCGCGGGCTATTCGGCCTGGCACCCGACAAGGCCAGGATCGAGGAGATACTGCGAGCTCTCAGCCTGTGGGACAAGCGCAATGATCGGATCATGACGCTGTCGGGCGGGATGAAGCGCAGGGTGCTGATCGCGAAAGCGCTGGCCCACGATCCTGACCTGCTGTTCCTCGACGAGCCGACCGCCGGTGTGGATGTAGAGCTGCGCAAAGGCATGTGGCAGCTGATCGGCGATATGCGCGCACGCGGGGTGACGGTGATCCTGACGACGCATTACATCGAAGAGGCCGAGGAAATGGCTGACCGTGTGGGCATCATCAACCAGGGCAAGCTGCTTATGGTTGATGACAAGCACGCGATGATGAACCGGCTCGGCCGGACAGAGGCTCACATCACTTTGGCGCAGGCTCTGCCCGCCCTGCCGGAAAGCCTCGCCCACTTCCCGGTAGAGATCGAGGATGGTGGTCTCTCGCTTTGCTATCGCGGAGGAGACGGGACGGGCAAGGGCAAGGCCGAAGTCGCCGAACTGACCAAAGCGCTGATTGGTGCCGGCATTGACTTCACCGGGATCGATACGCGTGAGAGCAGCCTGGAGGATATTTTCGTTTCGCTCCTCGATGCCAAGGAGGATGCGGCATGA
- a CDS encoding ABC transporter permease, with translation MINLRSTWAIYTRELMRFLRTAFQSVLAPVLTTSLYFIVFGAAIGSRMPDLGGVEYGAFIIPGLLMLTLLGETTSNSSFGIYMPRFTGTIYELLTAPVGVAETLVGFVGAAATKSLILAAIILLTAALFVDYSIAHPVWAFIYIVLVASSFSLFGFILGIWADNFEKLGIIPLLFLTPLTFLGGTFYSIDMLPKPWDTIALANPIVYLVSGLRWTFYGSADVDFRISLGITLAFLAVCVTIIAYIFKTGWRLRD, from the coding sequence ATGATCAATCTGCGTTCGACCTGGGCGATCTACACCCGCGAGCTGATGCGCTTCCTGCGCACTGCCTTTCAATCGGTGCTGGCGCCGGTCCTCACCACCTCGCTCTATTTCATTGTGTTTGGCGCCGCGATTGGCAGTCGCATGCCCGATTTGGGCGGCGTGGAGTATGGTGCGTTTATCATCCCGGGCTTGCTGATGCTGACCCTGCTGGGGGAAACCACCAGCAATTCCAGTTTTGGCATCTACATGCCGCGCTTCACAGGCACGATCTACGAATTGCTAACGGCGCCCGTCGGTGTGGCGGAGACTCTGGTGGGGTTTGTCGGAGCGGCGGCGACCAAGAGCCTGATCCTTGCCGCCATCATCCTGCTGACCGCAGCACTGTTTGTCGATTACTCGATCGCACACCCGGTGTGGGCCTTCATCTATATCGTATTGGTCGCGTCCAGCTTCAGCCTGTTCGGCTTTATCCTCGGCATCTGGGCCGACAATTTCGAAAAGCTCGGGATTATCCCGTTGCTGTTTCTGACCCCGCTGACCTTTCTGGGCGGTACCTTTTATTCGATCGATATGCTGCCCAAGCCGTGGGACACGATCGCGCTTGCCAATCCGATCGTCTACCTGGTCAGTGGGCTTCGCTGGACCTTCTATGGCAGTGCGGATGTCGATTTCCGGATTTCTCTCGGCATCACGCTCGCTTTCCTTGCGGTTTGTGTCACGATCATCGCTTATATCTTCAAGACCGGTTGGCGCCTTAGGGACTAG
- the tgt gene encoding tRNA guanosine(34) transglycosylase Tgt yields MTKRFQFSIHATDGKARTGTIAMQRGDIRTPAFMPVGTAATVKAMKPESVRETGADIILGNTYHLMLRPGAERMARLGGLHQFMNWQRPILTDSGGYQVMSLSELRKLTEEGVEFRSHLDGSKHMLTPERSMEIQRLLGSDIVMAFDECPRADQPRDVIAQSMEMSMRWAQRSRDGFDSGEEHAARSALFGIQQGALDEELRKRSADALIDIGFDGYAIGGLAVGEGQEAMFATLEFAPAQLPEDRPRYLMGVGKPDDLVGAVERGVDMFDCVLPSRSGRNGQAFTWNGPINMRNARFAEDQGPLDERCTCPTCATYSRAYLHHLVKSQEILGAMLMTEHNIGFYQQLMQAMRDAIGAGQFAGFAKQFRADYLNK; encoded by the coding sequence ATGACCAAGCGCTTCCAGTTCTCCATTCACGCGACCGACGGCAAGGCCCGGACGGGTACAATCGCGATGCAGCGCGGGGATATCCGCACGCCTGCCTTCATGCCGGTCGGCACTGCTGCGACGGTCAAGGCGATGAAACCGGAAAGCGTCCGCGAGACTGGCGCCGACATCATCCTGGGCAATACCTACCACCTGATGCTGCGCCCTGGCGCAGAGCGGATGGCGCGGCTTGGTGGCTTGCACCAGTTCATGAACTGGCAGCGCCCGATCCTGACAGACAGCGGCGGCTACCAGGTGATGAGCCTGTCCGAATTGCGCAAGCTGACCGAAGAAGGCGTGGAGTTCCGGAGCCATCTCGACGGCTCCAAACACATGTTGACCCCCGAACGATCGATGGAGATCCAGCGCTTGCTCGGCTCCGACATCGTGATGGCCTTTGACGAGTGCCCCCGCGCGGACCAGCCCCGCGATGTGATTGCGCAAAGCATGGAAATGTCGATGCGCTGGGCGCAGCGCAGCCGCGACGGCTTTGACAGCGGCGAAGAACATGCAGCACGCTCCGCGCTGTTCGGTATCCAACAGGGCGCCTTGGATGAGGAGCTGCGCAAGCGTTCTGCCGACGCTCTGATCGATATCGGTTTCGATGGCTATGCGATTGGCGGATTGGCCGTGGGGGAAGGGCAGGAGGCGATGTTCGCCACCCTCGAATTCGCTCCGGCGCAACTCCCTGAGGATCGCCCGCGCTACCTGATGGGGGTCGGCAAGCCCGATGATCTGGTCGGCGCGGTAGAACGCGGTGTCGATATGTTCGATTGCGTGCTCCCCAGTCGCTCGGGCCGGAATGGTCAGGCCTTCACCTGGAACGGCCCGATCAATATGCGCAATGCGCGCTTTGCAGAGGATCAGGGGCCGCTCGACGAGCGCTGCACCTGCCCGACATGCGCGACCTATAGCCGGGCCTATCTACATCACCTCGTCAAATCGCAGGAGATCCTCGGCGCAATGCTGATGACCGAACACAATATCGGGTTCTACCAGCAGCTGATGCAGGCCATGCGCGATGCAATTGGCGCGGGCCAATTCGCCGGTTTCGCAAAGCAGTTCCGGGCAGATTACTTGAACAAGTAA